The Maridesulfovibrio hydrothermalis AM13 = DSM 14728 DNA window TTTGAGACCCTTCCGGAAAATAAGCACCACATTGACGAGTTTATTACCTTCTTTGAAAACGATGTGCGTCAGTACCTTGAGCGTGTGGACGGTGTTGCGGACTTGTTTGTCGGTGGTGGTACTGAAAATGAAATGCATGTCATTATCGCTCCTGAAAAGCTGGCTGCCTATAATCTTACTATTGCTAAAGTTATTGAGGTTCTGAAGAGCGAAAACGCCAATATTTCTGCTGGTAACCTCGGGGTGGGCAGGCGTGATTACCGTATCCGCACCACAGCTGAATTCCGTTCTCCTGAAGAAATAGAAAATGTTGTAATTACATCATCAGGACAGCAAAGGGTGACTATCGCCGATGTCGGCAAGGTTGTACGGGGTTTCGATAAAGCCGAAGTCGCCATGCTGCGTAACGGCATTCCGGGGATTGCCATCGGGGTAAAACCTGAACCCGGCTCCAACGTGCTGGATATGACCCGTGAGGTTAAAAAAGTTGTTGATGAGCTTAATGCGAACATTCTTGCAAAAGAAGGCACTCATCTCGTGTGGGTTTATGATCAGGCTCCGTATATTAACGGTGCAATTGATCTGGTAAAACAGAATATCATCATCGGCGGGGTACTGGCGATTATCGTGCTGCTGATTTTCTTGCAGTCATTTTCAGCAACGGTCATTGTTGCCATTGCCATCCCTATTTCCGTGATCGGTTCATTCATTGTTTTCGGAGGGCTGGGCAGATCTCTGAACATTATCAGTATGTCCGGTATTTCCTTTGCCGTTGGTATGCTGGTGGATAACGCCATTGTTGTATTGGAAAATATTGATCGTCATCGAGGTATGGGAAAGCCCCCGTTCAAGGCTGCTTATGATGGAGCCAGCGAAGTATGGGGGGCGGTTCTGGCCTCGACCCTGACAACTGTCGCGGTTTTCCTTCCGGTCGTATTTATCGAAGAGGAAGCCGGACAGCTTTTCAAGGACATCGCCATTGCGGTAACCTGCGCAATTTCACTTTCTCTGTTCGTTTCAGTTTCAGTTATACCTATGCTGGCTAAGCAGTTCTATTCTTTTTCCAAGCGGAAAAAGAAGGTCAAACGTAATTTTCTGACCAGAGCGGGCGGAGTCATTTCGGATTGGGTTATGGGATTGCTGGAACTTGCTATCCGCAACTGGGCAACCAGAATATCAACTGTTGTGATTCTTGTTGCAGCGTCCGCATTGATAGTCTTTTCCTTTTTTCCAAAAATGGAATACCTGCCGCAGGGTAACCGCAACCTCATTCTCTCCATTTTAATTCCGCCGCCGGGGCTGTCATACGAGGAACGTGATTCCATTGGTGAATTTATTTCCTCGCAGGTGGAACCGTATATTAAGGAAGAAAAGGATGGATTTCCTCAAGTTGAAAGCCTTTTCTATGTATCTGCGCCGTCAATTAATTTATTTGGCGCAATGGCTAAAGATGAAGAACGTCCGGCTGAACTTATTCCGCTTTTCAACCGTATTATGAATTCCATTCCCGGCATGTTCGGGGTCAGCATTCAGGCTTCCATCTTTGAATCCGGACTTGGTAAAGGACGAATGGTGGCGGTTGATTTCAGCGGAACAGATTTGAATAAACTTATTGCCGCTGCCGGAACGATGTTCGGCATGGCAAGGCAGGCTGTGCCCGGTGCACAGGTCAGGCCGATTCCATCCCTTGAAATGCTCTATCCCGAAGTGCGTATTATTCCGGATCGTGACCGTTTGCGCGCTGCCGGAATGTCCAGTCGGGAACTGGGAGAAGCTCTTGACGTTCTTATGGACGGGCGCAAGATCGGTGATTTCAAACAAGAGGGTAAAAAGAAAATTGACCTGAAGCTTAAAGCCTCGGATGCCGGGGTGAGCACTCCGGAAGAATTATACAATTCGCTGGTTGCCACTCCGCAAGGCTGGGCGGTTCCGGTTTCATCGCTGTCGAATATAGAAAGAACTTACGGTATTACCCAGATCCGCCATCTGGAGCGGCAGAGGACCGTAACTTTGCAGATTACCCCGCCCAAATCCATGCCGCTGGAGCAGGCGATGGATATCGTGCAGAATAAGTTGATTCCTGAGGTTAAAGAAATGGGACTGCTGGACGGCGTTAACGTGCGTATGTCCGGCGCTGCTGATAAACTGACTCAGACCCGTGAAGCTATGCAGTGGAATTTTCTGCTGGCGGTTGTTATCACCTATCTGCTTATGGCGGCCCTGTTCGGGAACTTTATCTATCCGGTCATCATTCTGCTGACTGTGCCGCTGGCTGGCGCAGGCGGTTTTCTCGGCCTTAAGCTGGAGAATCTCTTTATCGCGCCGCAGCCGCTTGATGTACTGACTATGCTGGGTTTTGTTATCCTTATCGGGGTTGTTGTTAATAACGCGATTCTTATCGTGCATCAGTCGCTCAATAATGTGCGGCAGGGCGGTATGGAGCACAAGGAAGCGGTGCTTGAGGCAACCCGTTCAAGACTGCGCCCCATTTATATGTCAGCTACGACATCCATCTTCGGAATGCTGCCGCTGGCGATAGCCCCCGGTCCCGGTTCGGAGCTGTATCGCGGACTCGGAGCAGTAGTGCTCGGCGGTCTGGCACTGTCTACGGTCTTTACCGTATTTATGATTCCTGCTCTGCTGATGTTTTTCATCAAGATGGAGAAGGTCGGAAGTAAGGATGCTACGGTTTAAGTGTCTGTTAAATAGAGGAGTTTTGTTTTTGACAGTAGATTTTGTCTCAGGCGGCCAAAGGGGATAATCCTTTTTGGAATTCTTCTCGGAATAAAATAGAATCCCCCTGCGAATCTGGTTCGCAGGGGGATTTCGTATCAACTCAAAAGCGCAAAGCGCATCAACTTCTTTCTATATTCTTAACTATTTTCCTTTACATATTTTTCAAGTCTGTTCATTCCCTCGGTCAGATTTTCGATTGAGTTGGCGTATGACAGCCGGATGTAGCCTTCAGCTCCCTCGCCGAAATCAATGCCGGGGGTTACTCCTATTCCTGCTTTTTCTAGAATATCAAAGGCTAGTTTCAGGGAACTTCCATCGAATTTCAATGCCAGATGTTTCATATTTACCAGCACATAGAAAGCTCCGGTAGGTTCCACTTTAATATCAAATCCTATTTCGCGCAGTCGTTTGAGTATGAATTTACGACGTGTGTCATAAATATCTTTGATGCGGTTAACATCATCCCATGATTCAGTCAGGGCCGCCACTCCCGCCCGCTGCGCCATAGAATTGGCAGAGATGAAAAAGTTCTGACAAAGCTTTTGCATGGGACGGATGTATTTCTCAGGAGCAATCAGATAGCCAAGTCTCCAGCCCGTCATGGCGAAAAGTTTGGAAAATCCATTCAGCACAAAGGCGTGATCGGTATATTCCAATATAGAATGCTCCTGCTCTCCGTAAACAAGGCCGTGATAAATTTCATCTGAAATGATCCAAGGGCCTAGCTTTGCAATTTTCGCCATGCGCTCAGGCGAAAGAAGAGTGCCGGTGGGATTGGACGGGGAGTTTATCAGGATCGCTTTAGTTTTGCTGTTGATTGCTTTAGCAATCTCCTCTGGGCGAAATTGAAATCCGTCCTCTTCGTAAGTGGTGATACTGTTGGCCTCTGCTCCTGCAAAAGAGATAAAGTTGCTGTAGCAGGCATAACAGGGATCAGAAACAATGATGTTGTCGCCTTGGTCCAGTATAAAAGTAAATAGCAGCAGCATTGCCGGTGATGTCCCTTGAGTCACGATAATGCGGCCCGGGTCAACGTCCACGCTGTATCTGTCTTTGTGGTATTTGCTGATAGCTTCGCGTAATTCAGGTATTCCGAGGCTGTGGGTGTAGTGAGTTTCACCTTTTTCAAGGGCTTTGCAGCATGCCTTTTTTATGCATTCCGGCGTGTCAAAGTCCGGTTCACCAATTTCCATATGAATAATGCTGCGACCTTCACGTTCCATTTGTTGTGCTTTTTCAAGTATATCCATTACCAGAAAAGGTGTGATCTCACAGGCTCGTTTAGAAATGCAATCCATGCTGCTCTCCATATATTTCAAGCGGATATCCGCTTGTGAAATTGATTTGTTATTTTTAACGGTTGTATACAGCCTCATAAGACGAAGCGCAATAGAGTCGGGGAAATGTGTATTTCAAGGCTTGCCCCATTGCTTGAGCTGGAGTAACTATCCGCAGCACATTCACAGAAAATTTCGGGCTGATAACTTAAAATGAAAATCCTACTGATTGATAATAACGACAGTTTCACCAATAACCTTGTGCATTTGCTGGCAAAAGAAATTGTCGGGGCTGAGGTTGCCGTCCTGCCATATTCAAATACAACTGATCCGGACATGGTTCAGCCCTTTGTAACTGAATATGATTTGCTGATAATTTCTCCCGGTCCGGGGTGTCCGGCAGATTATCCCGGCTATGAAAAAATCATTGAATCGGACAAGCCTGTCCTGGGTGTTTGTCTGGGCATGCAGATACTTAATGAGTACTTCGGCGGTAAAACCAAACGCCTTGAGGGCTGTTTTCACGGACGTACCGAAAGAATAAATTTTAACGGCGATAATATCAGAGTAGCCCGATACCATTCGCTGTATTGCGCCGAAGTAGGGGAAGCCCTTGAGGTTATAGCAGCCAACAAAAGCGGTGTGCCTATGGCCGTCGGCCATAAGGAATTGCCACTGCTGGGTTATCAGTTTCATCCGGAATCATTTTTAACCGAGCAAGCCGGAGTCTTCATTGAATACGCCCTGCACTATTTTAAACTCCGTTAGTTTTGAAAGATTTTGCGATATAGCACTTTATTTTGTAAAAGAAAAAAGTGCAGATGTGTTGCTTGGTTCACCTGCCTATCCTGAATCAAGCAACAGTTATCTCGGGATCGCCCCTGTCAGTGAACTAACCCTTGAGGCGGGAACTCCCGCAGATGAAATCGGTCCTGCAATCAAATCTTTCGCCTTTGCTGATGAAGGTCCGTCTATCGGTTATGTCAGTTATGAGTGCGGTCATGCTTTGCGCGGGATAGCCAGTGCAAAGTCTACCGAATTTCCCGCTCTGCATTTGAAAAAATATGCTGCCGTGCTGGTTCATGATGCGGGGCGTGAATCTCTTCAAGTGCTATCAGCAGATGCGGAATCCGCAGCTGAGATCGTGAAGAAAATACATGCTGCCGATGCTGTGCCTGATGTAGATTTGCCCTGCTTTTCTGCTGAGTCTGTAGATATGTCTTTAAACAAATGTCAGTATGAAGAGGGCGTGCGGCAGACTCTGGAGTATATCAAGGAAGGGCTTACCTACCAGCTGAATTTGTCAACGAAGTTTAATATTCCGGTAGATAATTTTGATCCGGTTCTTTGGTTTTTTGCTCTGAGTAAAAAATATCCTGCCCCGTATTATGCGCTTTTGCGTTGCGGTGAAAAAGTTATAATATCCACCTCGCCAGAGCTTTTTTTGCGGGTCGAGGGCGGTAAGGTTACATCTGAACCGATTAAAGGCACACTTCGTTTTGATAAATTCAGTGCTGAGCTTAAGGAAATATTAGTATCATCTCCTAAAGAAGATGCAGAGCTTTCAATGATTGTCGATCTGGTTCGCAACGATATTTCAGCGGATTGCAACTATGGATCAGTCGTTGTTGAGGATCATAAATCGGTCTTTGCAGTGGATAATCTGTTGCAGATGTATAGTCGGGTATGCGGTAGACTTGCAGATGATCGGGATTGTATAGATCTTTTTCTGAATGCTTTCCCCGGCGGCTCCATTACCGGATGTCCCAAGAAAAGTTCTATGGAACTTATTGAATTGCTGGAGCCGCATACGCGTGGGCCTTATTGTGGCAGCATTGTTCTCATTCAGGGACCGCGTGATATGATTTCGTCCATTGCAATCAGGACAGCAGTTTATGATCGTTCGAAGGGCGATTTGAGCTATTGGGCGGGGAGCGGGATTGTCATTGATTCAGACCCGCAGGCAGAATATCAGGAAACTTTGGCCAAGGCCGGAAAAATACTTACTCCGGAGAAGATGTGATCTATTTCAGAAAAGGAAAACTCAGGGAAGATAAAATAGATTTAGATTTAGCCCAGCCTGCTTTTCGGACCGGTTATGGTTTTTTTGAAACCATTGCCTGGAATGGCACTGAAATTTGTCATTTGGATCTGCACTTAAAGCGGGCGCGTAAAAGCCTGACTGAGTTTAATGTAATTGAGCAGGCCATTGATTACGCAAAAATAATAACCGAAGTAGTAGAAGCAAACGGGCTGAGTTCCAAGTTCGCGCGGGTAAACATTTTTTTTCCGGCTGAGCAGGGCAGAGCTTTCCCCGTTGTATCAGCCGTGCCTTTTGAACATACTCCGGACAGGGTCTGGACGCTGATGCCCGGTGCGGATGTTTTTCTTTCATCATTTGCGCAGCATAAAACAATGAACCGAATGTCCTATTTGAATGCTTGGCAGAAGGCGGTGGAAAACGGTTTTGATGATGCATTATTGCTTGATTTCGAAGGGCATGTACTTGAATCGTCCTTTGCATCGCTACTCTTTTGGAAGGCTGGTAAATTTTATGAACCGCAGACTGACTACAAACTTTCCAGTACTGCTCAGATGGTCGCTGCTACGCACATTCAAATAGAAAAGACACCGATACTTCTCAACACAGTAGATGAATATGATCATGTCTATGCCCTTAATTCGCTCGGGGGAATGATCCCTGTTTCAGCTATCGGTGACGTCGTTTTTGAGATTGCACCTGATATTGCTGACATCGTTACCGCTATGGTTCTGGAATTAAAATAGCAACGATATTGTACGTTATTGTCTTCGTGGATTTAATAGTAGTTGTGTGAACTCTTCGAAATTTTTTGGCTACAAAGCAAAGAAAAAGTCCCTCGCAACATAAAATTGCGGGGGACTTTTTAAATTCTAATAAATGAACAGCAGGCTAGAAATTGAATCCGATTTTTTCGCGGATTTCCTCCATATTCTGCTGTGCTTTAGCTTGCGCTTTGGCTGTGCCGTCAGCAAGGATCTGCCAGACTATATCTGGATTTTCATCCATTTTGCGGCGTCTTTCCTGCATTGGCTGAAGGAATTTACCCATATTTTCAGCAAGAATTTTTTTACAGTCCACGCAACCAAGAGAAGCATTGCGGCAACCTTTTTCGATCTCTGCACATTTTTCGCTGTCAGTTAACAGTTTGTGGTACGGATAAAGGTTGCATATTTCAGGGTTACCCGGATCAGATTTTCTAAGTCTGTTTTTATCAGTGAGCATGGACATTACTTTAGGGCGGACATCTTCCATCGCTTCACCGAGGAAAATACCGTTATCATAACTTTTGCTCATCTTGCGTCCGTCAAGGCCGGGCAGTTTGGCTTCTTCGGTAAGCATGGCCTGCGGCTCGGGAAAATATTCACCGTTAAGGTGGTTGAAGCGGCGGGCAATCTCACGGGCAAGCTCAAGGTGAGGAAGCTGGTCCTGACCAACTGGGACGCGTGAAGGCTTGTACATGAGGATATCAGATGCCATGAGTACCGGATAACCGAGGAATCCGTAAGTGTTCAGTTCTTTTTGAACCAGCTCCTGACGGATTTCTTTGTAAGTGGGGTTTCTTTCAAGCCAGCCAAGCGGGGTCATCATGGAAAGAGTCAGGTGCAGTTCTGCGTGCTCTTTTACCTGAGATTGATGGAAAATTACACATTTTTCAGGATCAAGCCCTGCGGCAACCCAGTCTTTAACCAGTTCAGGGACAAAACCTTTAATACGTCTGGGATCGGAGTACTCACTGGTGAGCGCATGCCAGTCAGCAACGAAAAAGTAACATTCGTTGTCTTCCTGAATTTTGATCCAGTTAACCAGTACGCCGAAATAGTGACCTAAATGCAAACGTCCGGTGGGCCTCATGCCTGAAACAATGCGATTATTAATTTTGCTCATTTTAAAAACTTGTGTGGGTTGATGATTTTAATGAACCAGAAAATTATAGAAAAAACCTATGACCGGGCTGATGATTTTACCTAGGATACCGAGCATTGCCAGCAGGATAACAATGATAAAACCGTACCTGAAGGACATATATTGATATGCCGCTCTGCGGGGGAGAAAACCGGCAATGATCTTACTGCCGTCCAAAGGAGGAATTGGCAGCAGATTAAAGAAGCACAAGGCCAGATTGATTACAACTCCGGCATTTGCAATTTTGACCGTTGGTTCAAGAATCCTCAACATTAGCGGTGAAAGACCGTTGATATCCATTGAAAAGATTATTTTTACAACGATGGAGAACATTATTGCAAGTGCCATATTGGCCGCGGGACCGGCAAGAGCCACAAGCATCATATCCCGTTGCGGGTTTTTGAAGTAGGAGGGATTCACAGGAACAGGCTTGGCCCAGCCGATCATACGGGTGAGGATCAGCGCAAGAGTGCCCATGGGATCAAGATGTTTGAGAGGGTTTAATGTAAGTCGTCCGGCCTGCTTGGCTGTAGGGTCGCCAAGAAGATATGCAGCAAAGCCGTGAGAAGCTTCGTGACAGGTTATTGCCAGAAGAAAAGGAAGAGCAAGGATACTTATTTCTTTGATTGTATTGGCGATATCGAACATGGATACTTAGCTTGTTCGCTTTTTAGAAGTGATAAATGGCAGGCCAGGAGGGATTCGAACCCCCAGCATTCGGTTTTGGAGCCCGACGTTCTAGCCGTTGGAACTACTGGCCTGCATTTATGAATTTGAGATCTCTGTCGTCAAATCCAAATGGGTGCTATCACGATCCCGCCACATGGGCAAGAAAAAAGGAGCCTGTTTTTTACAGACTCCCAAAAAAAGTTAAAAAAACCGGCTCAATCTGATCGTTGCAAAAAGTGTTATTTAGCCTAAAGCTTCTTTGATTTTGCTTTTTAGCACGCTCAGGTCAACGGATTTAACCACATAATGATCTGCGGCTATGGATTTCATGTCGTGCTTGAAGCTGTCATAGGCGGTGCTTAAGATAACTGGGAGATCATGGTCCTCCTGCCGGATCTCCTGCAGTAAATCCAGTCCTGAACGGTCAATGCCTAATTTGATGTCGAGGATGACCAGATGCGGAGTTTCTCTTTTTATTACGGCAAGAATATTTTCTGTGCCGTCAGAGGTGGCAACTTGAAAGCCGGCAGCTTCAAGCTCTTCTCTGTAAAGCATCCGTATATGTTTTTCATCGTCTACGACTAAAATTGTTTGCTGAGTCATTTTCAACTCCTTTGAAGTCGTGGTTCACTTTCCCTACTTTAGTTCAACATGCAACTTGTGGTCAACATTTATAGAATTTTTTTTGGATAAATCTGGGAGTGGCATAAATTACTTTCCCAGATTTTTTAAAAACTATTCTTATAAATTGAAAAGCAGTATTATTTTTTACTGCCGACCTGATGCATGACTATTTCATCAAACCTTAGCGGTTTTGACTTTAACAAATAACGCATTCTTCATTCTTAGCTGAACCATATCATAGAAAAATAATATTTTCTTTGAATAATTATTAAAAAAGTTACATTTTTTCAAAATTATAGCTCGGCAGAGAAAAAATATCCCTTCGGCAAGGTCTGAAAAGCTTGCTGAAACTGATCTTAAAAGCTAAATCGAATCTTCTCATGACATTAATTAATGTACTAAAATTAAAAAGGGGTCTGCCCATGGTAACTGTCAGACTTGAACCGGAAGACAAGGTGATTGAATTCACTAAGCTGAATACTGTTTTGCAGCTTCTTAATAAAATGGGGCTGCATCAGACCGATGCTCTGGTCATCAGAGATGGAGAGCTTTTGACTCAGGATATCCGCATCAATCAAGGCGATGTAATAACCTTAAGAAAAGTAATTTCAGTTGGGTAAATATTATGAAATGTAAGGTTTGCAAAGCTCCGGCAGTAATTTCTCTGCCCAGCCATAACGCTGCGTTTTGTCAGGAGCATTTTGGAAAATTTTTTATGAAGCAGGTTTCTGAGGGAATTCGTAAACGCAAGCTGCTTGAATATGATGATAAAATTCTTGTAGCCCTGTCCGGCGGCAAAGATTCTCTAGGACTTATGTACGCACTGGCGGAGCTGGGGTACAATGTTACCGGATTGCATATTGATCTGGGGATTTTTGATTCCTCAAAGAAAGCACGTTCTGTGGTCGAAGATTTTTGTAAAGACAAAGGATATGCCCTCAAGGTTGTTGATTTTGAGAAAGAAGGCGTGCCCATGCCGCTTATTAAAAAGCATATCCGTCGCCCGATATGCGCCATTTGCGGTAAATTCAAGCGTCATTACTTCAACAAAGTAGCTCTTGAAGATGGATATACCGCTCTGGCTACCGGGCATAATCTTGATGATGAAGTGGCAAGACTTTTTGCCAATACTTTGCGCTGGGATCAGGCGTATCTTTCTGATCAAGGACCGCTTCTGCCCGCAGAAAACGGTTTTGCGAAGAAGGTAAAGCCCCTTTTCCGGGTTACTGAATTCGAGTCTGCAAACTTTTCATTTCTTAAAGGTATTCCATACCACCACCTGCCGTGCCCATACAGCGGCGGGGCCAGTTTTACCGGACATAAGATGCTCTGGAGAGATCTGGAATTGCGCAGTCCCGGTTCGAAGCGTTCTTTTTACAAAGGATTCTTAGATCGCGGTCAGCCTGCTTTTGCAGCGATTCATGAAGGCAGGAAAGATTATGAAGTTAAACCATGTGAGGAATGCAACTGTCCCACTTCCGCCGGCATTTGCAGTGTGTGCAGGCTCAAAAAACAGCTTAAACAGGCTTTAGAGGAAAGCGATCAGTGAACGGGCCTAAAGTATCTGTAACCATGCCCTGCTACAATTGTGAGGATACTGTGGGGCTGGCTGTTGAAAGTATTCTAAGCCAGTCTTATTCGAATCTTGAGCTTGTTGCAGCTGATGATGGTTCCAGTGACAGTACGGCCGCTATTCTCAGAGAATATGCAGCTGAAGATTCACGACTTAAGCTTCTTTTTTTAGATCATCAGGGAGTAGTGGGGGCAGCTAATGCAGCGATCAATGCTTCATCAGGAAAATATATCGCCCGTATGGATGCTGATGATATCGCTCTTCCCGAACGGATCGCAAGGCAGTCCGCTCTTTTAGACCAGAACAGCGAAGTAGGGCTTACCGCCTGTCGGGTAAGGTTCGGAGGTGACAGCGACAAGTGCGCCGGCTATGCTCATTATGTTGACTGGATTAATACTCTCGTCGGAGCTGATGAAATCTCCTTGAATCGTTTCGTCGAATTTCCCTTTGCCAACCCGTCAATAATGATGCGCAGTGATCTCATCAAGCAGCACGGTCCGTTTCGCGACGGAGATTTTCCCGAAGATTATGAGCTGGTTCTTCGCTGGCTCGAAGCAGGGGTTGAAATGCGTAAGGTCGACGAGGAGCTGCTTATTTGGAATGACCCTCCGGATCGGCTTTCACGCAATCATCCCAAGTATACTGTAGAAGCATTTTATCGCATTAAAAGTGAATATCTGTACCGCTGGCTTAAGATAAACTGTTCGACGTTCCCAAGAGTCGGGGTGATAGGCTCGGGGCGTACTTCTCGCAAACGTTACCGGATGCTGGAGCAGTCGGGCACTCAAACTGCCTTCTATGTGGATATAGATCCGCGTAAAGTCGGCAAAGTCATTCACGGCAGCATGGTTATTCACCGAAATGAAGTTCCTCCGCCCGGAGATACCTTTTTGCTTTCATACGTGGCAAGCAGAGGAGCGCGTGAAGAAGTCTCAGAATTTTTAGAGTCCCGCGGATACATACTCGGCCAGCATTATTTATTAGTGGCCTAAACACGCCTTTTAAAAATCATCGGTCCCTTTTACTAAAACACTTTGTGAGCTGTCTGTTCGCGGCAACCTTAAAGCGTACATATTTTAGGCAATAAAAAAAGCCGCTGAGTCAAACTCAGCGGCTTTGCTTTAATTTATCAAATGACAGCTGCGCTTATCTGCGACCGCCACCACCGGGACGTCCGCCTCTAGGGCCTCCGCCTCGTCTGTCGTCGCGTCTTCCGCCGCCGGGGCGTCCGCCCATCTTGAATTTTTCAAGATCAACTTCCTGTCCGGCCTGCTC harbors:
- a CDS encoding glycosyltransferase family 2 protein is translated as MNGPKVSVTMPCYNCEDTVGLAVESILSQSYSNLELVAADDGSSDSTAAILREYAAEDSRLKLLFLDHQGVVGAANAAINASSGKYIARMDADDIALPERIARQSALLDQNSEVGLTACRVRFGGDSDKCAGYAHYVDWINTLVGADEISLNRFVEFPFANPSIMMRSDLIKQHGPFRDGDFPEDYELVLRWLEAGVEMRKVDEELLIWNDPPDRLSRNHPKYTVEAFYRIKSEYLYRWLKINCSTFPRVGVIGSGRTSRKRYRMLEQSGTQTAFYVDIDPRKVGKVIHGSMVIHRNEVPPPGDTFLLSYVASRGAREEVSEFLESRGYILGQHYLLVA